A stretch of the Argentina anserina chromosome 6, drPotAnse1.1, whole genome shotgun sequence genome encodes the following:
- the LOC126800850 gene encoding polyribonucleotide nucleotidyltransferase 2, mitochondrial, translated as MAAVAHRANPLFSRLPHFLTWRSLGFRTICSGRMGFSSRARPEPEPETPTLPGTKLLETFTEQFEIGSRLITLETGKIARFANGAVVLGVDETRVLSTVCSANGGAVKDFLPLTVDYQEKQFAQGVIPNTFMRREGAPKERELLCGRLIDRPIRPLFPAGFFHEVQVTASILSSDGKQDPDVLAANAASAALMLSDIPWAGPIGMIRIGRIEGKFIVNPTMDELSLSDLNLVYACTRDKTLMIDVQAREISERDLEAGLRLAHPEAVKYLEPQIRLAAKAGKHKKEYKLSLMPERTLEKVAQLAEAPIEEVFTDPKYGKFERGEALENITQDVRKALEEECDEESLRLLPKAVDTVRKKVVRKRIIAEGSRLDGRRLDEVRPVYCESGNLPRLHGSSLFSRGDTQVLCTVTLGAPGDAQRLESVVGPPSKRFMLHYSFPPFCINEVGKHGGLNRREVGHGTLAEKALLAVLPPEDEFPYTVRINSEVMSSDGSTSMASVCGGSMALMDAGIPLRKHVAGVSVGLVSEVDQSTGTIREYRILTDILGLEDHLGDMDFKIVGTEDGITAIQLDIKPAGIPLDIVCESLEAARKGRIQILDHMEREISAPRTQDDRNSPRLATLKYSNDSLRRLLGPMGALKRKIEDETGTRMSVSDGILTIVAKNQSSMDKVVEKVDFILGREIEIGGVYKGTVASIKEYGAFVEFNGGQAGLLHISELSHEPVSRISDVVSVGQQLSLRCIGQDIRGNIKLSLKATLPQPQSQANDLAVSVPSLKQAPSVWAAGGDVSKGEEKHSPLSEELPVSKYEVNGVKSSTSSSSPVLVRSVEECDEEERSTGFLQKSKTTAKPIGGRKPEHKTVQTTPKTSKSISRKKGDKDDVSKEEEKHSSFSEELQVSKYEANGMKSSTCSSSRVLVRSVEECDEEERSTGFIQKSKPTAKPIGGWKPERKTVQTTPETSKSISRKKGDKYEKEQNIASQTHSSNDLSNKEELVTAKSLKLGTKVTAKVYQVRTGGLVLDLGGGLRGMYRFKANAKDFDINDELRVECVSFSSKGIPVMSLVDDEWHCISHSVTLPSGR; from the exons ATGGCCGCCGTGGCCCACCGCGCCAACCCACTCTTCAGCCGCCTCCCTCATTTCCTCACATGGCGATCCCTCGGCTTCCGCACCATCTGCAGCGGCCGCATGGGCTTCTCCTCCCGCGCCCGACCCGAACCCGAACCCGAAACCCCTACTCTCCCCGGAACCAAGCTCCTCGAGACCTTCACCGAGCAATTCGAGATCGGATCACGCTTGATCACTCTGGAAACCGGAAAGATCGCCCGCTTCGCTAACGGCGCCGTCGTCTTGGGCGTCGACGAGACCCGAGTCCTCTCCACCGTCTGCTCCGCTAACGGTGGCGCCGTTAAAGACTTTCTACCCCTCACC GTTGATTATCAAGAGAAGCAGTTTGCACAAGGTGTTATACCAAACACATTCATGAGGAGGGAGGGTGCGCCGAAAGAGCGTGAGCTCTTGTGTGGTCGTTTGATTGATCGGCCGATTCGTCCTTTGTTTCCTGCAGGATTTTTCCATGAGGTTCAG GTTACAGCGAGTATTCTTTCTTCTGATGGGAAGCAAGATCCAGATGTACTGGCAGCTAATGCTGCGTCTGCTGCGCTTATGTTATCAGACATTCCATGGGCAGGCCCCATTGGAATGATTCGCATCGGGAGGATTGAGGGGAAATTTATTGTTAACCCAACTATGGACGAG CTCAGCTTAAGTGATCTCAACTTAGTGTATGCCTGTACAAGGGACAAAACATTAATGATTGATGTGCAAGCTAGGGAGATTTCAGAAAGAGATCTAGAAGCTGGGTTGAGATTGGCTCATCCTGAA GCAGTTAAATATCTTGAACCTCAAATCAGACTGGCCGCTAAAGCTGGCAAGCATAAAAAGGAATATAAATTGTCACTGATGCCAGAGAGAACTTTGGAGAAAGTTGCTCAATTGGCAGAAGCTCCCATAGAAGAAGTTTTTACTGATCCTAAGTATGGAAAG TTTGAACGGGGAGAAGCGTTGGAGAATATTACGCAAGATGTGAGAAAAGCACTTGAAGAAGAGTGTGATGAAGAAAGCTTGAGACTCTTACCAAAAGCAGTAGACACAGTGAGGAAAAAG GTTGTCCGTAAAAGAATAATAGCAGAAGGATCAAGGCTTGATGGGAGGAGACTGGATGAAGTTAGGCCTGTGTACTGTGAATCTGGTAATTTGCCTAGGCTGCATGGATCGTCACTTTTTTCTCGTGGAGACACACAG GTACTCTGTACCGTAACACTTGGGGCGCCTGGTGATGCACAACGCTTGGAATCTGTGGTTGGCCCCCCATCAAAGCGCTTCATGCTTCATTACAGTTTCCCCCCATTCTGTATAAATGAGGTCGGTAAACATGGTGGCTTGAACAGGCGTGAAGTTGGTCATG GAACTCTGGCGGAAAAAGCGCTGCTTGCTGTGTTACCTCCTGAAGATGAGTTTCCATACACTGTCCGTATCAATTCTGAAGTAATGTCTTCTGATGGCTCAACATCTATGGCCTCTGTCTGTGGAG GCAGTATGGCTTTGATGGATGCTGGCATTCCGCTGCGCAAACATGTAGCTGGTGTCTCTGTAGGTCTTGTTAGTGAAGTTGATCAATCAACAGGCACAATACGGGAATACCGTATATTGACTGACATTCTG GGTCTGGAAGATCATTTGGGGGACATGGACTTCAAAATTGTTGGCACAGAAGATGGAATCACAGCAATTCAGTTGGATATAAAACCTGCTGGCATTCCTTTAGATATTGTTTGTGAAAGCTTGGAGGCTGCACGTAAAGGTCGTATTCAAATTCTTGATCACATGGAGAGAGAGATCAGTGCACCGCGTACTCAAGATGATAGAAATTCTCCTCGATTAG CCACCTTAAAGTATAGCAATGATTCACTTCGCCGCTTGCTTGGGCCTATGGGTGCTCTTAAAAGGAAAATAGAAGACGAAACAG GTACACGGATGTCTGTAAGTGATGGAATACTCACCATAGTTGCTAAGAACCAATCTTCAATGGACAAAGTAGTTGAAAAG GTTGATTTTATACTTGGACGTGAAATTGAAATTGGCGGGGTTTATAAAGGGACCGTGGCTTCAATCAAAGAGTATGGTGCATTTGTGGAGTTTAATGGTGGGCAAGCAGGCCTCTTACACATTTCTGAGTTGTCACATGAACCG GTGTCACGAATTTCAGATGTAGTATCAGTTGGTCAGCAGCTCTCTTTGAGGTGCATAGGCCAGGATATACGCGGTAACATTAAGTTGTCCCTAAAAGCTACATTACCTCAACCACAATCTCAGGCAAATGATCTAGCTGTTAGTGTTCCATCTCTGAAACAAGCTCCTAGTGTTTGGGCTGCTGGTGGAGATGTGTCTAAGGGTGAAGAAAAGCATAGCCCTTTGTCTGAAGAATTGCCAGTGAGCAAATATGAAGTAAATGGTGTGAAATCATCTACTTCCTCGAGTTCACCAGTTCTAGTCAGAAGTGTTGAAGAGTGTGACGAGGAGGAAAGATCTACTGGTTTTCTTCAAAAATCTAAAACTACTGCAAAACCCATTGGTGGTCGGAAACCAGAGCACAAGACAGTTCAAACTACtccgaagacatcaaaatCTATCTCAAGAAAGAAAGGAGATAAAGATGATGTGTCTAAGGAGGAAGAAAAGCATAGCTCTTTTTCTGAAGAATTGCAAGTGAGCAAATATGAAGCAAATGGTATGAAATCATCTACTTGCTCGAGTTCACGAGTTCTAGTCAGAAGTGTTGAAGAGTGTGACGAGGAGGAAAGATCTACTGGTTTTATTCAAAAATCTAAACCTACTGCAAAACCCATTGGTGGTTGGAAACCAGAGCGCAAGACAGTTCAAACTACTCCGGAGACATCAAAATCAATCTCAAGAAAGAAAGGAGATAAATATGAGAAGGAACAAAATATTGCATCCCAAACCCACTCTAGTAATGATTTGAGTAACAAGGAAGAACTTGTAACTGCAAAAAGTCTTAAGCTAGGAACAAAGGTTACTGCCAAGGTTTATCAGGTGCGCACAGGTGGCCTGGTGCTTGATCTGGGTGGGGGACTTCGAGGAATGTATCGGTTCAAG